The following proteins are co-located in the Penaeus vannamei isolate JL-2024 chromosome 34, ASM4276789v1, whole genome shotgun sequence genome:
- the LOC113805342 gene encoding ATP-binding cassette sub-family G member 1 isoform X1 produces MGGAGARPPFWRARQLKAQSRLHRRATVTLLPRRRRRATLLLSNDLRKKVVNGASAGVIMSHLPKRPPVDIEFSDLSYSVPEGRNRGYKTILKGVSGKFKSGRLTAIMGPSGAGKSTLMNITAGYRISNVVGTITVNGRERNLRKFRKMSCYIMQDDHLHPHLSVIESMTISANLKLGDRMKRQQKEEVVNEILETLNLTECRDTRAISLSGGQRKRLSIALELVNNPPVMFFDEPTSGLDSSSSFQCINLLKTLAQGGRTIICTIHQPSAKLFEKFDYLYALAEGQCIYRGAIHGLIPFLAAMGLECPSYHNPADFLMEVACGEYGEFTHKLTTAVRCGKCDNLGPDNHLGVRAKQHVIAREPDDHREAGGGGDPLNRGGGGGDNRTGETRVNLSSTRHSLLASEDESIDDIPNSFPTSGWKQFVILFKRTFLSIIRDGMLTKMRICSHTLIGLLIGLLYYNIGNEAGKVFNNSGCLFFCMLFLMFTAMMPTILTFPLEMNVFIREHLNYWYSLKSYYLAKTMADMPFQVIYPLLYVLLVYFLTDQPLEAHRFFMFTTMCIMTSLVAQSLGLAIGACMNIQGAVFLGPISSIPVLLFSGFFANFSTIPIYLRWITYISYVRYGFEGTLLSIYGFDRKPLHCSEAYCHYKSPKKFLEEMDIVGAEFWIDFLVLFSFFIILRTIGYFVLRWKLKAER; encoded by the exons caACGACCTACGTAAGAAGGTGGTCAACGGGGCCAGCGCCGGGGTCATCATGTCCCACCTTCCCAAACGACCCCCTGTGGACATCGAGTTCTCTGACCTGTCTTACTCCGTCCCGGAAGGCAGGAATAGAG GCTACAAGACCATCCTGAAGGGCGTGAGCGGGAAATTCAAATCCGGTCGCTTAACTGCCATCATGGGACCGTCAGGAGCTGGGAAGTCGACGCTGATGAATATCACTGCAGGATACAG gATTAGCAACGTGGTAGGAACCATCACAGTGAACGGGCGAGAGCGGAACCTCCGCAAATTCCGCAAGATGTCGTGCTACATCATGCAGGacgaccacctccacccccacctgtcAGTTATCGAGTCCATGACCATCTCTGCGAATCTCAAACTTGGCGACCGTATGAAGAGACAACAGAAGGAGGAAGTT GTGAATGAAATCCTAGAGACACTGAACCTTACAGAATGCCGTGACACCCGTGCCATAAGCTTGTCAGGAGGTCAAAGGAAGAGACTGTCAATTGCCCTTGAGTTGGTCAATAATCCACCTGTCATGTTCTTTGATGAGCCCACAAG TGGTCTGGACAGCAGTAGCAGCTTCCAGTGCATCAACCTGCTCAAGACGTTAGCCCAAGGTGGCCGCACCATCATCTGCACCATCCACCAGCCTTCGGCCAAGCTCTTTGAGAAGTTTGACTACCTGTATGCCCTGGCAGAAGGACAGTGCATCTACCGAGGAGCTATCCATGGGCTCATACCTTTCCTGGCAGCTATGGGCTTGGAGTGTCCGTCATACCATAATCCTGCAGATTTCT TGATGGAAGTTGCATGTGGAGAGTATGGAGAATTTACTCACAAGTTGACAACAGCAGTCAGATGTGGGAAGTGTGATAACCTCGGCCCAGACAACCACCTTGGAGTCCGAGCCAAACAGCATGTCATAG CCCGTGAGCCAGATGACCACAGAGAGGCAGGAGGCGGCGGAGACCCATTGaacagaggtggtggtggaggtgataatAGGACAGGTGAGACAAGAGTCAATCTCTCCTCCACACGACACTCACTTCTTGCCTCTGAGGATGAGAGCATCGATGACATCCCCAATTCATTCCCTACTTCTGGATGGAAGCAATTCGTCATTCTTTTCAAGCGCACATTCCTTTCTATCATTAGGGATGGG ATGTTGACCAAGATGCGTATCTGCTCACATACACTCATTGGTCTGCTGATTGGACTCCTCTACTATAACATCGGAAATGAGGCAGGCAAAGTGTTCAACAACTCTGGATGTCTGTTCTTCTGTATGTTATTCCTGATGTTCACCGCAATGATGCCAACCATTCTCACTT TCCCTCTCGAGATGAACGTCTTCATACGAGAACATTTGAATTACTGGTATTCCCTGAAGTCATACTACTTAGCCAAGACAATGGCTGACATGCCCTTCCAG GTGATCTATCCATTACTGTACGTGTTACTGGTGTACTTTTTGACTGACCAACCCCTAGAGGCGCATAGGTTCTTCATGTTCACCACAATGTGTATCATGACATCGCTAGTGGCACAGTCTCTCGGCCTGGCCATTGGTGCTTGTATGAATATACAG GGTGCTGTGTTCCTGGGTCCTATATCATCCATTCCTGTGTTGCTCTTCTCGGGATTCTTTGCTAATTTCTCAACCATTCCAATATATCTAAGGTGGATAACCTATATATCTTATGTAAG GTACGGGTTTGAAGGGACACTCCTCAGCATATACGGGTTTGACAGAAAGCCGCTACATTGCTCGGAGGCTTATTGCCACTACAAGTCTCCCAAAAAGTTTCTAGAAGAGATGGACATAGTGGGCGCAGAGTTCTGGATAGACTTCCTAGTGCTCTTCTCGTTTTTCATCATCCTTCGAACAATTGGCTACTTTGTGCTCAGGTGGAAACTTAAGGCTGAACGCTAG
- the LOC113805342 gene encoding ATP-binding cassette sub-family G member 1 isoform X2 has product MSHLPKRPPVDIEFSDLSYSVPEGRNRGYKTILKGVSGKFKSGRLTAIMGPSGAGKSTLMNITAGYRISNVVGTITVNGRERNLRKFRKMSCYIMQDDHLHPHLSVIESMTISANLKLGDRMKRQQKEEVVNEILETLNLTECRDTRAISLSGGQRKRLSIALELVNNPPVMFFDEPTSGLDSSSSFQCINLLKTLAQGGRTIICTIHQPSAKLFEKFDYLYALAEGQCIYRGAIHGLIPFLAAMGLECPSYHNPADFLMEVACGEYGEFTHKLTTAVRCGKCDNLGPDNHLGVRAKQHVIAREPDDHREAGGGGDPLNRGGGGGDNRTGETRVNLSSTRHSLLASEDESIDDIPNSFPTSGWKQFVILFKRTFLSIIRDGMLTKMRICSHTLIGLLIGLLYYNIGNEAGKVFNNSGCLFFCMLFLMFTAMMPTILTFPLEMNVFIREHLNYWYSLKSYYLAKTMADMPFQVIYPLLYVLLVYFLTDQPLEAHRFFMFTTMCIMTSLVAQSLGLAIGACMNIQGAVFLGPISSIPVLLFSGFFANFSTIPIYLRWITYISYVRYGFEGTLLSIYGFDRKPLHCSEAYCHYKSPKKFLEEMDIVGAEFWIDFLVLFSFFIILRTIGYFVLRWKLKAER; this is encoded by the exons ATGTCCCACCTTCCCAAACGACCCCCTGTGGACATCGAGTTCTCTGACCTGTCTTACTCCGTCCCGGAAGGCAGGAATAGAG GCTACAAGACCATCCTGAAGGGCGTGAGCGGGAAATTCAAATCCGGTCGCTTAACTGCCATCATGGGACCGTCAGGAGCTGGGAAGTCGACGCTGATGAATATCACTGCAGGATACAG gATTAGCAACGTGGTAGGAACCATCACAGTGAACGGGCGAGAGCGGAACCTCCGCAAATTCCGCAAGATGTCGTGCTACATCATGCAGGacgaccacctccacccccacctgtcAGTTATCGAGTCCATGACCATCTCTGCGAATCTCAAACTTGGCGACCGTATGAAGAGACAACAGAAGGAGGAAGTT GTGAATGAAATCCTAGAGACACTGAACCTTACAGAATGCCGTGACACCCGTGCCATAAGCTTGTCAGGAGGTCAAAGGAAGAGACTGTCAATTGCCCTTGAGTTGGTCAATAATCCACCTGTCATGTTCTTTGATGAGCCCACAAG TGGTCTGGACAGCAGTAGCAGCTTCCAGTGCATCAACCTGCTCAAGACGTTAGCCCAAGGTGGCCGCACCATCATCTGCACCATCCACCAGCCTTCGGCCAAGCTCTTTGAGAAGTTTGACTACCTGTATGCCCTGGCAGAAGGACAGTGCATCTACCGAGGAGCTATCCATGGGCTCATACCTTTCCTGGCAGCTATGGGCTTGGAGTGTCCGTCATACCATAATCCTGCAGATTTCT TGATGGAAGTTGCATGTGGAGAGTATGGAGAATTTACTCACAAGTTGACAACAGCAGTCAGATGTGGGAAGTGTGATAACCTCGGCCCAGACAACCACCTTGGAGTCCGAGCCAAACAGCATGTCATAG CCCGTGAGCCAGATGACCACAGAGAGGCAGGAGGCGGCGGAGACCCATTGaacagaggtggtggtggaggtgataatAGGACAGGTGAGACAAGAGTCAATCTCTCCTCCACACGACACTCACTTCTTGCCTCTGAGGATGAGAGCATCGATGACATCCCCAATTCATTCCCTACTTCTGGATGGAAGCAATTCGTCATTCTTTTCAAGCGCACATTCCTTTCTATCATTAGGGATGGG ATGTTGACCAAGATGCGTATCTGCTCACATACACTCATTGGTCTGCTGATTGGACTCCTCTACTATAACATCGGAAATGAGGCAGGCAAAGTGTTCAACAACTCTGGATGTCTGTTCTTCTGTATGTTATTCCTGATGTTCACCGCAATGATGCCAACCATTCTCACTT TCCCTCTCGAGATGAACGTCTTCATACGAGAACATTTGAATTACTGGTATTCCCTGAAGTCATACTACTTAGCCAAGACAATGGCTGACATGCCCTTCCAG GTGATCTATCCATTACTGTACGTGTTACTGGTGTACTTTTTGACTGACCAACCCCTAGAGGCGCATAGGTTCTTCATGTTCACCACAATGTGTATCATGACATCGCTAGTGGCACAGTCTCTCGGCCTGGCCATTGGTGCTTGTATGAATATACAG GGTGCTGTGTTCCTGGGTCCTATATCATCCATTCCTGTGTTGCTCTTCTCGGGATTCTTTGCTAATTTCTCAACCATTCCAATATATCTAAGGTGGATAACCTATATATCTTATGTAAG GTACGGGTTTGAAGGGACACTCCTCAGCATATACGGGTTTGACAGAAAGCCGCTACATTGCTCGGAGGCTTATTGCCACTACAAGTCTCCCAAAAAGTTTCTAGAAGAGATGGACATAGTGGGCGCAGAGTTCTGGATAGACTTCCTAGTGCTCTTCTCGTTTTTCATCATCCTTCGAACAATTGGCTACTTTGTGCTCAGGTGGAAACTTAAGGCTGAACGCTAG